The proteins below come from a single Bacteroidales bacterium genomic window:
- a CDS encoding radical SAM protein gives MSILFHDIVYGPIKSRRFGFSLGMNLLPTQSKVCSYNCIYCECGWNPDTPQGTFVNKDLFLEVLEQNLKTLFESNSQLDVLTYAGNGEPTLHPEFLDIVNHTIELKNRYFPNKKIVLLSNGSTISEPSIKEAVFKIDMPVLKLDSAIEQTMKAINLPFINFNLRQYLEQLYTLQGKIYLQTMFVKGTYNGILIDNTTDNEIEALIDQYIKIQPKAVMLYSLDRIPPLSSLQKIDAHTMQDIAKKIQQAGINAIWV, from the coding sequence CGCTTTGGTTTTTCGCTCGGAATGAATTTATTGCCAACACAATCGAAAGTCTGTTCATATAATTGCATTTATTGCGAATGCGGATGGAATCCCGATACACCTCAAGGTACCTTTGTTAACAAAGACTTATTTTTAGAAGTGTTGGAACAAAATTTAAAAACACTTTTTGAAAGTAATAGTCAGCTCGATGTATTAACCTATGCCGGCAATGGGGAGCCAACACTTCATCCAGAGTTTTTAGATATTGTAAATCATACCATCGAACTTAAAAACAGATATTTCCCTAATAAGAAAATCGTGTTGCTTTCTAATGGCTCCACCATTTCGGAACCATCGATTAAAGAAGCTGTTTTTAAAATTGATATGCCGGTGCTAAAGCTCGATTCTGCCATAGAACAAACAATGAAAGCGATTAACCTGCCTTTTATCAATTTTAACTTGCGTCAATATCTTGAGCAATTATACACCTTACAAGGTAAAATTTATCTTCAGACCATGTTTGTTAAGGGGACTTACAATGGAATTTTAATTGACAATACCACCGATAACGAAATAGAAGCCTTAATAGATCAATATATAAAAATTCAACCCAAAGCCGTGATGCTTTATTCGCTCGATCGCATTCCACCGCTTAGCAGTTTGCAAAAAATTGATGCCCATACCATGCAAGATATTGCGAAAAAAATTCAACAAGCAGGAATTAATGCTATATGGGTATAA